A single window of Nitrospirota bacterium DNA harbors:
- the cooS gene encoding anaerobic carbon-monoxide dehydrogenase catalytic subunit: MDKPVKSASTSAEEIIHWATDNKIETCFDRAAKMKPCPIGETGACCKVCHMGPCRLIGKNAEEEARGVCGATLSTVAARNMLRMIAAGTSAHSDHARDMAMTLLSVANGEAKDFKITDVKKLYRVAGYLDINFEGRPVNDVARDVATMLIEDFGRQKGEINFAKRAPKKTLARWRKWKIVPRGIDREIVEGMHRTNIGVDHDPDHLLTHGLKVALADGWGGCMISTDISDILFGTPTPIKAEASFGIFKEDEVNLIVHGHEPTLAEVIVDTVSEPAMIEYAKSKGAKGINLGGMCCTANEILMRHGIPTAGGFTNQELGIMTGMIDAMTVDVQCIMPAITEVSKKFHTKIITTSEKAMIQGAVHVEYDEHRAKEVAREIIKMACDNFPNRTTKGSHISHKASLIGGFSHEYIEYMQGGRWRGSFRPLNDAIMAGRIRGVVGLAGCDNPRVASTGIHKYLVNELIKNDVLIVSTGCGSAACGTAGYLTPEMALENAGPGLREVCEAIGIPPILHLGACVDNSRILTIASAMAAEGGLSDEIGGMPAVGIAPEWMSEKAIAIGCYFAASGVPCIFGGESPVGASSEVTKIMTETWMERFKGALHFEPVPEKMLELALKYIDDAREALKLRKYEPGKFGAERVLMDMAARREIAPHAGVGGINESQG; the protein is encoded by the coding sequence ATGGATAAACCCGTAAAGAGCGCAAGCACTTCAGCAGAAGAGATAATTCATTGGGCAACAGACAACAAGATAGAGACATGCTTTGACCGTGCTGCGAAGATGAAGCCCTGCCCTATCGGTGAGACCGGTGCATGCTGCAAGGTATGCCATATGGGGCCGTGCAGGCTCATAGGCAAGAATGCGGAAGAAGAGGCAAGAGGCGTCTGCGGCGCGACCCTCTCGACCGTTGCTGCAAGAAATATGCTGAGGATGATAGCAGCAGGCACTTCAGCACATTCCGACCATGCCCGTGACATGGCGATGACGCTCCTCTCGGTTGCTAATGGAGAGGCAAAGGATTTCAAGATAACTGACGTAAAGAAACTATACAGGGTTGCAGGGTATCTTGATATTAATTTTGAAGGCAGGCCTGTCAATGATGTTGCAAGAGATGTCGCAACCATGCTTATCGAAGATTTCGGCAGGCAGAAAGGCGAGATTAATTTTGCAAAGAGGGCGCCGAAAAAGACGCTTGCGAGATGGAGAAAATGGAAGATCGTTCCGCGCGGCATTGACAGGGAGATCGTTGAGGGCATGCACCGTACTAACATCGGCGTTGACCATGACCCTGACCACCTTCTCACTCACGGCCTGAAGGTCGCTCTTGCCGACGGATGGGGCGGATGCATGATCTCAACCGACATAAGCGATATACTCTTTGGAACTCCGACGCCTATCAAGGCTGAGGCGAGCTTCGGCATATTCAAGGAAGACGAGGTAAACCTTATCGTCCACGGCCATGAACCAACCCTTGCTGAGGTGATAGTAGATACGGTATCAGAACCTGCGATGATCGAATACGCAAAATCAAAGGGCGCCAAAGGCATCAACCTCGGCGGTATGTGCTGTACGGCAAACGAGATACTCATGAGGCACGGTATCCCGACCGCAGGCGGCTTTACGAATCAGGAACTCGGCATCATGACCGGCATGATCGACGCCATGACAGTTGACGTGCAGTGCATAATGCCTGCCATCACAGAGGTCTCAAAGAAATTCCACACTAAGATAATAACGACAAGTGAAAAAGCGATGATACAGGGAGCTGTTCATGTCGAGTATGATGAGCACCGTGCAAAAGAAGTTGCAAGAGAGATAATCAAAATGGCATGCGACAACTTCCCTAACAGAACGACAAAGGGCAGCCATATATCTCATAAGGCATCTCTTATCGGCGGCTTTTCTCATGAATACATCGAATACATGCAGGGCGGCAGGTGGAGAGGTTCATTCAGGCCGCTTAATGATGCGATAATGGCAGGCAGGATACGCGGCGTTGTCGGCCTGGCAGGATGCGACAACCCGAGGGTGGCATCAACCGGTATCCACAAATACCTTGTGAACGAACTTATCAAAAATGATGTTCTTATAGTATCAACAGGATGCGGCTCGGCAGCATGCGGAACTGCAGGCTACCTTACACCTGAGATGGCGCTTGAGAACGCAGGGCCGGGATTAAGGGAAGTATGCGAGGCTATCGGTATCCCCCCTATCCTTCACCTTGGGGCATGTGTTGACAATTCAAGGATACTGACAATAGCTTCAGCAATGGCAGCCGAGGGCGGGCTGTCTGATGAGATAGGCGGAATGCCGGCTGTGGGTATCGCTCCTGAGTGGATGTCTGAAAAGGCGATCGCGATTGGATGTTATTTCGCAGCATCAGGCGTTCCATGTATATTCGGCGGCGAGTCGCCAGTCGGAGCAAGCTCGGAAGTCACAAAGATAATGACAGAGACCTGGATGGAAAGGTTTAAGGGCGCGCTTCATTTTGAGCCTGTTCCTGAAAAGATGCTTGAGCTTGCGCTTAAATATATTGACGACGCAAGAGAAGCGTTAAAGCTCAGAAAATACGAGCCCGGCAAATTCGGAGCAGAGAGAGTTCTCATGGATATGGCAGCGAGAAGAGAGATCGCGCCCCACGCAGGAGTCGGAGGGATAAATGAATCTCAAGGTTGA
- the cdhC gene encoding CO dehydrogenase/CO-methylating acetyl-CoA synthase complex subunit beta, which produces MSKIIASAVIRASHEIVKRTEDMLEKAIAEKGKDFVFEFPDTAYHLPMIYGMTGFKVKTLADMKVALGMAKEQLHSLPDETIWKPYLGEALDSGMATLFAEEIYLALRYINGLEPVTDPETNFTYNGFITDTIQRNLGIQLVDGRMPGFAAILGAAPDEETAVKIVRELQEKNILVFLSGQSKDKNGKLTSVTRQLLNQKVELGWDTYIVALGPDTEHTLYALSWALRAPMIFGGNKAGDYKTLLKYSKDRIFAFALVLGELNDLKWATGAGAINMGYPAICDTDIPVIHPTGVCTYEEVEKEFDHTKIVQKAIEVRGLKVTVAKPPIPIAYGPAFEGERIRKEDMFIEFGGQRTPAFEWVRTKELNEIEDGKVTIVGTDVEARYKAGGMMPLAVVVDVAGRKMQNDFEAIIERKFHHNINEAQGLWHMGQRDIVWMRVSKQAYNDGITLEHLGIIQATMAKHRFNSIVDKVQVTLYVDEKDVLELQDQARATYKERDHRLAGLTDESVDTFYSCLLCQSFAPSHVCVISPERLGLCGAYNWLDCKAAFEISPTGGNQPILKGEATDPMKGRWTGVDDYLKANSGGAIETLNLYTIMDNPMTSCGCFECIIALIPEANGVMIVNRGYSGMTPAGMKFSTLAGAVGGGMQNPGFMGIGVNFVTSKKFLYADGGIKRIVWMSKNLKERVAEEFKELAKEAGVPDLFDKIADESIAEDSEKLLEYLSSVGHPALEMDPMF; this is translated from the coding sequence ATGTCAAAGATTATAGCCTCTGCAGTTATACGGGCTTCCCACGAGATTGTAAAGAGAACAGAGGATATGCTTGAGAAGGCTATCGCTGAAAAGGGGAAGGACTTTGTCTTTGAATTCCCTGATACCGCGTACCACCTTCCAATGATCTACGGCATGACCGGCTTCAAGGTAAAGACCCTCGCAGACATGAAGGTCGCACTCGGAATGGCAAAGGAACAGCTTCACTCGCTGCCGGATGAGACGATATGGAAGCCGTATCTCGGAGAGGCGCTTGATTCTGGAATGGCAACCCTCTTTGCCGAAGAGATATATCTTGCGCTCAGATATATCAACGGGCTTGAGCCTGTGACAGACCCTGAAACGAACTTCACCTATAACGGTTTTATCACAGACACTATCCAGAGGAACCTCGGCATACAGCTCGTTGACGGAAGGATGCCCGGCTTTGCCGCTATACTTGGTGCTGCTCCGGATGAAGAAACAGCCGTCAAGATAGTAAGAGAGCTTCAGGAGAAGAACATACTTGTATTTCTCTCAGGCCAGTCAAAAGACAAGAACGGCAAACTTACGAGCGTGACCAGACAGCTTCTGAACCAGAAGGTCGAGCTTGGATGGGATACATATATAGTCGCATTAGGCCCTGATACAGAGCATACGCTTTACGCGCTCAGCTGGGCATTAAGGGCTCCTATGATCTTCGGCGGGAACAAGGCCGGCGATTACAAGACCCTGCTGAAATATTCCAAAGACAGGATATTCGCATTCGCACTCGTGCTCGGCGAGCTTAATGACCTCAAGTGGGCAACCGGAGCCGGCGCGATAAACATGGGCTACCCTGCCATCTGCGACACTGACATACCTGTCATTCATCCTACAGGCGTATGTACATATGAAGAAGTTGAAAAGGAGTTCGACCATACCAAGATCGTCCAGAAGGCGATAGAGGTCAGAGGTCTCAAGGTCACTGTTGCCAAGCCCCCGATACCGATCGCGTACGGCCCTGCTTTTGAGGGTGAGAGGATCAGGAAGGAAGATATGTTCATCGAGTTCGGCGGCCAGCGCACTCCTGCATTTGAATGGGTCAGGACAAAAGAGCTTAACGAGATAGAGGACGGCAAGGTCACTATCGTCGGCACAGATGTCGAAGCGAGATATAAGGCAGGCGGCATGATGCCACTTGCAGTTGTTGTTGATGTGGCAGGAAGAAAGATGCAGAATGACTTTGAAGCCATCATCGAAAGAAAGTTTCACCACAATATAAACGAAGCCCAGGGCCTATGGCACATGGGGCAGCGCGACATAGTATGGATGCGCGTAAGCAAGCAGGCGTACAACGACGGCATCACGCTTGAGCACTTAGGCATAATCCAGGCGACCATGGCAAAGCACAGATTTAATTCAATCGTTGATAAGGTGCAGGTCACGCTTTATGTAGATGAGAAAGATGTGCTTGAGCTTCAGGACCAGGCAAGGGCCACATATAAAGAAAGAGACCACAGGCTTGCTGGATTGACAGACGAATCTGTTGACACATTCTATTCATGCCTGCTCTGCCAGTCATTCGCGCCTTCTCATGTCTGCGTAATAAGCCCCGAGAGGCTCGGACTCTGCGGCGCGTACAACTGGCTTGACTGCAAGGCTGCTTTTGAGATATCCCCAACTGGAGGCAACCAGCCTATCCTGAAGGGAGAGGCAACCGATCCGATGAAAGGAAGGTGGACCGGCGTTGACGATTACCTGAAGGCAAATTCAGGCGGCGCCATCGAGACACTGAACCTCTATACGATTATGGACAACCCCATGACATCATGCGGCTGCTTTGAATGTATCATTGCCCTTATACCGGAGGCAAACGGCGTCATGATAGTCAACCGCGGATATTCAGGAATGACGCCTGCCGGAATGAAGTTCTCTACTCTCGCAGGCGCGGTCGGCGGCGGAATGCAGAACCCGGGATTTATGGGTATCGGCGTCAACTTCGTAACCAGCAAAAAGTTCCTCTACGCTGACGGCGGTATCAAGAGGATTGTCTGGATGTCCAAGAACCTTAAAGAACGCGTGGCTGAAGAGTTTAAAGAACTTGCAAAAGAGGCGGGAGTTCCTGACCTCTTTGACAAGATAGCAGACGAGTCAATAGCAGAAGATTCAGAGAAATTATTAGAGTACCTCTCAAGCGTCGGGCATCCGGCACTTGAGATGGACCCGATGTTTTAA
- a CDS encoding acetyl-CoA decarbonylase/synthase complex subunit gamma, translating into MALSGIQIFKLLPKTNCKKCGFPTCLAFAMKLAQGGIELSLCPDISEEAKKSLGDASAPPIKSFSLGTGEHAVKMGAEGVLFRHDKKFYNPCALALNIKDSLSDAELSAKAAEVAGSELDRVGQKLRIDAISIECVSNDSAKYEAAVKLVAAKAPNAALILNCSNASIAGPAAKAVAARMPLLYCATADNAEAMAAIAKENNIPLAIKADGLDALSALSEKVQALGVENIVLDSGANTAGAILGNNTQIRRAALKKGFKPLGFPIINNVVRDDSMLETTIASVAILKYASIVVLSSIEQWKNLALYTLRQNIYTDPQVPMQVKQAIYEVGGPTADSPLMITTNFSLTYFIVSGEVENSKVPSWLAVMDCEGLSVLTAWAAGKFIASKIATFIQESGISDKVSKKELIIPGQVAILSGALEDKLEGWKITVGPREANALPTYLKSR; encoded by the coding sequence ATGGCACTGTCAGGCATTCAGATATTCAAACTCTTACCGAAAACAAACTGCAAAAAATGCGGCTTTCCCACATGCCTTGCATTTGCGATGAAGCTTGCACAGGGCGGTATCGAGCTCTCCTTATGCCCGGACATTTCAGAAGAAGCAAAGAAGAGCCTTGGTGACGCGTCTGCTCCGCCTATAAAGAGCTTCAGCCTCGGCACAGGCGAACATGCGGTAAAGATGGGCGCTGAAGGCGTGCTCTTCAGGCATGACAAAAAATTCTACAACCCCTGCGCTCTTGCATTGAATATCAAAGACAGCCTCAGCGACGCCGAACTCTCTGCAAAGGCAGCTGAAGTTGCAGGCTCAGAGTTGGACCGCGTAGGACAGAAGCTCAGGATAGACGCAATATCTATTGAGTGTGTCTCAAATGACAGCGCCAAATATGAGGCTGCTGTAAAGCTTGTTGCAGCAAAGGCGCCGAACGCAGCATTGATACTCAACTGTAGCAACGCCTCAATAGCAGGCCCGGCAGCTAAAGCTGTCGCAGCCAGAATGCCCCTGCTCTACTGCGCAACCGCTGACAATGCTGAAGCCATGGCAGCTATAGCCAAAGAGAACAACATACCTCTAGCTATTAAAGCTGACGGGCTTGATGCTTTAAGCGCCCTGTCTGAAAAGGTGCAGGCGCTCGGCGTTGAGAATATAGTTCTTGATTCAGGCGCAAATACAGCCGGGGCCATACTTGGGAACAATACCCAGATAAGGCGTGCCGCCTTAAAGAAGGGATTCAAGCCTCTTGGCTTCCCTATCATTAATAATGTTGTGAGAGACGATTCCATGTTAGAAACAACTATAGCGTCTGTTGCTATTTTGAAATACGCGTCTATCGTTGTGCTCAGCAGCATAGAGCAGTGGAAGAACCTTGCACTGTACACATTAAGGCAGAATATATACACAGATCCGCAGGTCCCGATGCAGGTCAAGCAGGCGATATATGAGGTCGGCGGGCCTACTGCTGATTCACCTCTGATGATAACGACCAACTTCTCGCTTACATATTTCATAGTCTCAGGTGAGGTAGAGAACAGCAAGGTGCCGAGCTGGCTTGCGGTAATGGACTGCGAAGGCCTTTCAGTTCTTACGGCATGGGCAGCAGGAAAATTCATAGCTTCAAAGATCGCCACCTTCATACAGGAGAGCGGCATCAGTGATAAAGTCAGCAAGAAAGAGCTTATCATCCCGGGGCAGGTCGCGATACTGAGCGGCGCGCTTGAGGACAAGCTTGAAGGATGGAAGATAACGGTCGGCCCGAGAGAGGCCAACGCGCTTCCCACTTATCTAAAGTCAAGGTAA
- a CDS encoding acetyl-CoA decarbonylase/synthase complex subunit delta, producing MSFVTPKESYNGKVLSLDFGKDDKAVTIGGETSLPFLSFEGEVPNRPVIAYEIQDIAPDDWPDTVKDAYKDVSGDPVTWAKYCQDKLGAKAIALRLISTHPDRENRSAADAAKTVKDVLSAISVPLIILGSNNIEKDSTVLVAAAEAASGYNCIIGKAQEGNYKTIVAAALAHNHKLIAMSELDINLAKQLNILITQMGFDKSRLITDPMCSALGYGLEYTYSVMERIRLAGLVQNDATMQPPIIGDVGIYVWKTKETTAPDVEGWGTLNERGIAWESVTATSMLMAGANLLIMRHPKAVETLNKVIEELA from the coding sequence ATGTCTTTTGTGACACCGAAAGAAAGCTACAACGGGAAAGTCCTCTCACTGGATTTTGGCAAGGATGATAAAGCGGTGACTATCGGAGGAGAAACCTCCCTGCCCTTCCTTTCATTTGAAGGTGAAGTGCCGAACAGGCCTGTTATCGCGTACGAGATACAGGACATTGCGCCGGATGACTGGCCTGACACTGTTAAAGACGCATACAAAGATGTCAGCGGCGACCCTGTGACATGGGCCAAATACTGCCAGGACAAATTAGGCGCCAAGGCGATCGCATTAAGGCTGATAAGCACTCACCCTGACAGGGAAAACCGTTCAGCGGCAGACGCTGCAAAGACGGTGAAAGATGTTCTTTCAGCTATCAGTGTCCCTCTTATAATCCTCGGCTCCAACAACATTGAGAAGGATTCTACAGTCCTTGTCGCGGCTGCAGAGGCTGCAAGCGGATACAACTGCATCATCGGCAAGGCGCAGGAAGGCAATTACAAAACCATCGTAGCTGCCGCTCTTGCACATAACCATAAGCTCATTGCGATGTCTGAACTCGACATCAATCTTGCAAAGCAGCTGAACATCCTCATCACCCAGATGGGTTTTGACAAATCAAGGCTGATAACCGACCCGATGTGTTCTGCATTAGGCTACGGGCTTGAATATACATATTCCGTCATGGAGAGGATAAGGCTTGCGGGCCTTGTTCAGAACGATGCCACAATGCAGCCGCCTATTATAGGCGATGTCGGCATATATGTATGGAAGACGAAAGAGACTACAGCTCCCGATGTTGAGGGCTGGGGCACTCTTAATGAAAGAGGCATCGCATGGGAAAGCGTTACCGCAACCTCCATGCTCATGGCCGGCGCGAACCTGCTGATAATGAGGCATCCAAAGGCTGTTGAGACTCTGAATAAAGTTATTGAGGAACTTGCTTAA
- a CDS encoding dihydropteroate synthase, producing MIIIGEKISIIAKKVREAMNSRDPKPIQELAMAQWKAGAHIIDVNIGPAEVNGDDLMTWMVQSIQEKVSAPLCLDTTNASALEAGLKAHNNQWGKPLINSTSNDPERFIMLELAAKYNSQIIALTVGKGGLPADADDRMVIASEIMARAEDLGVPMEDIYLDPLILQVCTTQDQAKHALNAVRMFKELNMKSVVGLSNISNGVPKIMRSLIDRVYLSLLMYEGLSSAIMNPLDKDLMDVVKTTEVFLGNTLYADSYLEM from the coding sequence ATGATAATCATAGGCGAAAAAATCAGCATAATCGCAAAAAAAGTCAGGGAGGCGATGAACAGCCGCGACCCCAAGCCGATACAGGAGCTTGCCATGGCGCAGTGGAAAGCAGGCGCGCATATTATAGACGTCAATATCGGCCCTGCTGAAGTGAATGGCGATGACCTCATGACATGGATGGTGCAGAGCATACAAGAGAAGGTTTCAGCCCCGCTCTGCCTTGACACGACAAACGCATCAGCGCTTGAAGCAGGACTTAAAGCTCATAACAACCAGTGGGGAAAACCCCTTATCAACTCGACATCAAATGACCCTGAAAGGTTCATAATGCTTGAGCTCGCAGCTAAATACAATTCCCAGATAATAGCCCTGACAGTCGGCAAGGGCGGGCTTCCCGCTGACGCTGACGACAGGATGGTTATCGCTTCAGAGATAATGGCAAGGGCTGAAGACCTCGGCGTTCCGATGGAGGACATCTATCTTGACCCTCTCATCCTTCAGGTCTGCACAACACAGGACCAGGCAAAACACGCGCTTAACGCAGTCAGGATGTTCAAAGAGCTAAATATGAAATCAGTTGTCGGGTTAAGCAATATATCCAACGGAGTGCCGAAAATAATGAGAAGCCTTATTGACAGGGTATATCTCTCCCTGCTCATGTATGAAGGCCTTTCATCAGCGATCATGAACCCGCTTGATAAAGACCTTATGGACGTGGTCAAGACAACAGAGGTCTTTCTCGGAAACACCTTATATGCCGATTCATATCTTGAAATGTAA
- a CDS encoding AAA family ATPase, whose protein sequence is MSYTIAFAGKGGTGKTTLAALTIRYLTEKKRKPVLAVDADSNACLNEALGVPVHATIGDLREQSLETIRGGGARPGGMSSEQLFDYQVQKSVIEAKGFDLLVMGRPEGPGCYCAANNIIRKYTDKLSDDYSYVVLDNEAGMEHLSRRTTHKVDLLLMVSDPTKKGIQTIKRINSLANDLKLEAGKRVLIVNRVSDRDFETVKDLISEIEIPVENIFNIPDDKNIFKFDLGGKPVFDLPADSDSIAALFKILDSLNIP, encoded by the coding sequence ATGTCATACACCATCGCATTCGCGGGCAAAGGCGGGACCGGCAAGACCACATTGGCCGCGCTTACAATCCGTTACCTTACTGAAAAGAAGAGAAAACCTGTGCTTGCGGTTGACGCGGACAGCAATGCGTGCCTCAATGAAGCGCTCGGCGTTCCTGTTCATGCTACGATCGGTGACCTGCGGGAGCAGTCGCTTGAGACGATACGCGGAGGAGGCGCCCGCCCCGGAGGCATGAGCTCTGAACAGTTGTTCGACTATCAGGTGCAGAAGTCTGTCATTGAGGCAAAAGGATTTGACCTGCTTGTAATGGGCAGGCCTGAAGGCCCGGGCTGTTACTGCGCAGCCAACAATATAATAAGGAAGTATACTGACAAGCTCTCTGACGACTACAGCTATGTTGTCCTCGACAATGAGGCAGGCATGGAGCACCTGAGCAGAAGAACCACCCACAAAGTTGACCTGCTCCTCATGGTCAGCGACCCTACGAAGAAGGGGATCCAGACGATAAAACGCATCAACTCCCTTGCAAATGACCTGAAGCTTGAAGCCGGAAAGCGGGTTCTTATCGTGAACAGGGTATCTGACCGGGACTTTGAGACTGTTAAAGATCTGATAAGCGAGATCGAAATCCCTGTAGAGAATATCTTCAATATCCCTGATGACAAGAATATCTTCAAGTTTGATCTTGGCGGAAAGCCTGTCTTTGACCTGCCGGCAGATTCAGATTCAATAGCTGCGTTATTTAAGATACTGGATTCGCTGAATATCCCTTAA
- a CDS encoding virulence RhuM family protein, which produces MKKKYPDKNKTLVPAESSFLFYTTEDGKTRIQVKMLDETVWLTQDQISQLFDKSKSTINEHIKNIYAEKELSEEHTMRKFGISELSTKPTNYYNLDMIISVGYRVNSLRGTQFRIWATQRLREYIVKGFTMDDERLKQAVGGNYFDELLARIRDIRSSEKIFWRKVLDIYATSIDYSPNAELSKEFFRIIQNKMHWAAHGNTAAEIIEKRADSALPNMGLTSWTGTTPRKDDVTVAKNYLNEKELNLLNRIVTAYLEFAELQALEQKPMYMKDWIAKLDDFLKLSGRQLLTHAGKISHDDAMTKAIAEYEKFRQTHLDDPSPVERHFIEAIQEVKGIEKAVKKGKKKGEKKK; this is translated from the coding sequence ATGAAAAAGAAGTACCCTGATAAAAATAAAACTTTAGTGCCTGCGGAAAGCTCATTTTTGTTTTATACAACAGAAGACGGCAAAACCCGTATTCAAGTAAAAATGCTGGATGAAACTGTATGGCTGACGCAGGATCAGATATCTCAGTTGTTTGACAAGTCAAAATCTACAATCAACGAACATATAAAAAATATCTATGCTGAAAAAGAACTTTCAGAAGAACATACAATGAGAAAATTCGGGATTTCCGAATTATCTACCAAGCCGACTAATTATTACAATCTCGACATGATTATTTCCGTGGGATACCGGGTCAACAGCCTGCGCGGCACACAATTTCGTATCTGGGCCACTCAGCGCCTACGGGAATATATCGTAAAAGGCTTCACCATGGACGATGAACGGCTTAAGCAGGCGGTCGGCGGCAATTACTTTGACGAACTGCTTGCCCGTATCCGGGATATCCGCTCATCGGAAAAAATATTCTGGCGCAAGGTTCTGGATATTTATGCAACAAGCATAGACTATTCGCCGAACGCTGAATTATCAAAAGAGTTTTTCAGGATCATTCAGAATAAAATGCACTGGGCGGCGCATGGAAATACAGCGGCTGAGATCATTGAAAAGCGGGCTGATTCGGCATTGCCTAATATGGGACTGACTTCGTGGACAGGAACAACTCCCCGTAAAGATGATGTTACCGTTGCCAAGAACTATCTGAATGAAAAAGAGCTGAATTTGCTCAACCGTATTGTTACCGCCTATCTTGAATTTGCAGAGCTTCAGGCTTTGGAGCAAAAGCCCATGTACATGAAAGACTGGATAGCAAAACTCGATGACTTTCTCAAACTCAGCGGAAGACAGCTTCTGACTCATGCCGGGAAAATCAGCCATGATGATGCTATGACAAAAGCCATTGCGGAATATGAAAAGTTCCGGCAAACACATTTAGATGATCCGTCACCAGTGGAACGGCATTTCATTGAAGCGATACAAGAGGTAAAGGGAATTGAAAAGGCAGTAAAGAAGGGTAAGAAAAAGGGCGAAAAGAAAAAATGA
- a CDS encoding FAD-dependent thymidylate synthase, translating to MSQAKLKVILLRNTPNPEETVAMAAKLCYSPSDIESLKGKIEKKDQKEFVEKLMNMGHMSPIEHASFTFAIEGISRACSHQLVRHRLASYSQQSQRYVNEEAGFDYIIPETIKNDKELKRIFIDFMSDAQKAYNTIVQKLNENGVKGEAANQDARFILPNAAETKIIVTMNARELQHFFKQRCCNRAQWEIRAMAEKMLNLVKKVSPVIFQRSGPPCLYSPCPEGSYTCGKIKEVRAKYKVKAD from the coding sequence ATGTCTCAGGCAAAATTAAAAGTCATTCTTCTACGCAATACTCCGAACCCTGAAGAGACTGTCGCGATGGCGGCAAAGCTCTGCTACAGCCCTTCTGATATCGAGTCATTAAAAGGAAAGATAGAGAAGAAAGACCAAAAAGAATTTGTTGAAAAACTGATGAACATGGGGCACATGAGCCCGATCGAGCACGCGTCATTCACCTTCGCTATAGAAGGGATATCAAGGGCATGCTCTCACCAGCTTGTAAGGCACCGCCTTGCTTCATACTCACAGCAGTCACAGAGGTATGTAAATGAAGAGGCAGGCTTTGATTATATAATTCCTGAAACAATAAAAAATGATAAAGAGCTGAAGCGCATCTTTATTGACTTTATGAGCGATGCCCAAAAGGCTTACAACACGATAGTCCAGAAACTGAATGAGAACGGAGTCAAGGGCGAGGCGGCAAATCAGGACGCGAGGTTTATTCTTCCTAACGCAGCTGAGACAAAGATAATCGTAACGATGAACGCAAGGGAGCTTCAGCACTTCTTCAAACAGAGATGCTGCAACCGCGCCCAGTGGGAGATAAGGGCGATGGCAGAGAAGATGCTCAACCTTGTTAAAAAAGTTTCACCTGTTATCTTCCAGAGATCCGGCCCCCCATGCCTATACTCCCCCTGCCCCGAAGGTTCTTATACATGCGGGAAGATAAAGGAAGTAAGGGCAAAATATAAGGTTAAGGCTGATTAA